GTGTGGCGCGGGGCGTCGGGCGTGGCGGATGTGGCCACCGGCCGCCCGGTCACCCCGGACATGCTGCAACGCGTGGGCAGCATCACCAAGACCTTCACGGCGGCGGCGATCCTGCAGCAGGTGGAACAGGGCAGGATCCGCCTGGACGCGCCGATAGCCGACTATCTCCCCGACCTGATCCCCGGCGAACGCGGCCGGAAGATCACGGTCCGCATGCTGCTGAACCACACCAGCGGCATCCCCGACCACATCCGGTACGCCTTCCCGTCGCTCCAGGTGCCGTCACCGAAGAGCCTGGACGACAACCGGTTCCGGCAGTTCAGCCGGGCCGAGCTGATCGAACTGGGCCTGTCGGCACCGCCGGCGGCGGAGCCGGGCACCGCGCCCGGGGTCTACTCGAACACCAACTACCACATCCTGTGCGAACTGCTGGAGACGGTGACCGGTGAGCGGGCCGAGGACTACATCACGAGGAACGTGATCCTGCGCGCGGGCCTGAAACACACCTACTTCCCGACGGGAACGGACATCAAGGGCCCGCACGCCCGGATGTACGAGTCGCTGTGGGGCCTGATCGACCCACCACGCGACTACAGCGTCTACAACATGTCGTGGGTGGCGGGAACAGCGGACCTGGTCTCCACCATGAACGACCTCAACCGGTTCTTCGGCGAGCTGCTCGACGGCCGGATCGTGAGCCGGGCGTCGCTGGCGGAGATGCAGCGCACGACTCCCGTGATCGCGCTGGACGGCTCGACGGTGGCCTACGGTCTCGGCCTGGAGAGGTTCGACATCCCGGGCTGCGGCACCTTCTGGGGCAACACGGGGACCGTCTGGGGCGCGGGAACGATGTCCGTGACCCGCTCCGACGGCACCCGCCAGATGTCGATAGCAATCAACCGGATGAGGTGGAGCAAGCCGGCCGGGCAGGGGAACCCGCAGCCGCATCCCATCGACGGCGCGCTGAAGGCATGGCAGGAGCAGTCGATGTGCGGGTGAGGACGAAGCGGACATCGAGCACTGCTGGTCCGCTGCCCACCGGCGTCCCGACGGCACGGAGCGGTCCCGCCCCCTCGACGAACCGCTTCCGGGGCCGTCGGCCGTGAGCGAGGCCAACCGGCTGAGGCACAAGGAGTTGAGCCGGCACCCGAGAACGGGCGGCGGCTCAACTCCTCGCGCCCGCGGTGCCTGCGACGCCCGAACCTGAGCTGCGACTACAAAGGCGGCTACCAGCGTGTCCGTGCCTACCTGCGAAGAGTCGGTGGAATCCACCGTCTGCCGGGCTCACCAGCACGCCGCCGGAGCCAGGAAAGAAGGGGGCTCCAGGTCGGACCGGAGCCGCCGACCATGCGCTCGGACGCTCCCGCGGCGGCCTGAGCACGAAGCTCCAACTCGTCAGCGACAGCCGTGCACGGCCCTTGGCCCTTCGCGTCTCCGCGGGCCAGGCAGGCGACGCACCGACTTCCGAAGTCGTCATGGCAGGCATCCGTGTTCCGCGAAATGGACCCGGAAGACCGAGGACCCGGCCGGAGGCCGTCCTGGCCGATCGGGCTTACTCCTCCCGTGCGATCCGGAGCCACCTCCGCCGGCGCGGGATCCGCGCGGTCATTCCTCAGCCGTCCGACCAGATCGGCCATCGTCTGCGGCGCGGCCGCGCCGGCGGCCGCCCGCCCGCTTTCGACGCAGAGACATACAAGCAGCGCAATGTAGTCGAACGGTGCATCAACCGGCTCAAGCAATGGCGCGGCCTGGCTATGCGAACGGACGAGCTGGCCATCACCTACCAAGCTGCACTACATCTCGTGAGCATCCTCGTCTGGGCACGACGCTGCCTACAGAGACGGAACGCAGCCGGAGCGAAGTGGCGCGCGTCACCCAGACTCACCGGTGAGGCAGGCGTGACATAGGCATCGGTCCGGGTGAGGAGCGTACGGCGCCGTCTCGGCTCGGTGCCGGCATGCGTACTGCTCCAGCGTCGCGGAGATGTCCGCTGCGTAATCCGCTGAGACGAACCCACGTGCACGTCGGGCCTCTTGCAGTCGCTGCAAGACCCGCGGCGTGTGAACGAGCTTCGGCCGGAAGCTATGGAGGTGGCGCGTCGCCATGTCGATGACGATCCACCGCCCGGTGTGCCGCTCGCGTCCCACGGACGTGATCCGCTCACCCCCTGGACCCCAGTACGCGTCGGCGACGTACACCTTCGCCCCGCCCTTGAAACACTTTGTCCCGGGGCGCAGCTCCTGGCCTCCCACTCCGCATCGGCGCCATGCCACGACGTTCGCAGCCACCAACCAGACTGGCTCCAGTTGCGGGCCGTTCGACTGGTCCACGCGTCCTCCTCCAGATCCGCAGCAGCCATCGTAATTCGGCTGGCACGATGGCCGCGCTTGGTTTTGCTCTCGTCCTTGAGGCGGCAGTCGCGGAGGATCTTCCACGTCTTCATGCGTGCGAAGGCGTGCTCGACGCGAGCTCGGACCTTGCGGTGGGAGGTGTTGTGCTCCTCTTTCCAGGCCGGTAGTTCGGTCTGGTCGCGTTCACGGCGGTGCGGGATGACCAGGCTGGTGCCGCGGTAGCCGCCGTCAGCGATCAGGGTTGTCCTGCCGACGGGGGCCTTGGCACCGGATTCCTCCCATTCCTTGCAGTCGTTGCGGTTCCCGACACCCGCCCGGCCGACCACGACGACCGGGCGGGTGTCGGTGTCGATGACGACCTGGTGGTTGGTGGAGTACCGGTAGTTCTTCGACCGCTCGGCGCTGGCGTGGTCTCGGGTGGGGACCAGTGTGCCGTGCACGATGAGCACGGTGTCCCTGGCAAACCGCTTGCGGGGCTGGAGCGCGAGGGGAGGTCCGAGGTGGTTGATGACTCGGTTAGCCATGGACTTCGAGACGCCGAACAGCGGGGTGAGCTGCCGCAACGTCAGGTTGGGAGGCCAACAGGCCGTGACCAGCAACAGCCGGTCCTCCAGCGGCAGACTCCCACAGCTACGCTGATCGGGGGAGTCCAGAGCGAGCAAAGCCGGGGGAAACCGTGAACCGACCGCTGCTGTTCCTCGACGTGGACGGGCCGCTCAACCCTTATGCGGCCCAGCCGGAGAGGCGTCCCGACGGCTACACCACACTCAGAGTGCCCCGGAACGGCGCCCATGAGGACGACAGGGGCCTTTTGTCCCGACGGCGCCCCCTACGTGTGTGGCTGAACCCAGCGCACGGCCGACTCCTGCTCCAGCTCGGCTTCGAGCTGTGCTGGGCCACCACATGGATGGACGACGCCAATCGGTGGATCGCACCGGTCCTCGGCCTTCCGGTACTTCCCTTCGTCGACTTCGGCGACGCGCTACTCCAAGAACGCCCTGATGGGGTCCACTGGAAGACCGGACCGCTGGTGAAGTACGCCAACGGCCGTCCTTTCGCCTGGGTGGACGACGAGCAGAACGAGCTGGATCAGACGTACGTGACCGCCCACCATCAGGGGCCCGGGCTCCTGCACCATGTCAACCCGCGGATCGGCCTACGGGAGAACGACTTCCACGCGCTCGCCGACTTCGCCGGCTCCCTGGGCGCCTCACGAACCGAGCTCAAACGCCAGATGCTCGGCCGCGCCGGCTTCGACCACCTGCGTAAGCGAGCCCGAGTCCTGCTGGTGTGACGACCTATACCGGCTCCTCGTACACATCGATCTCGGAGGGCACACGAGCAAGCAACAGTTCGAGGTGCCCCTCCATGGTGGCAATCCACTCATCGAGGACCGCACTGGTGTCGTGGGAAGAACCATGAGTTGAAGCTTCCCAAGGCGTCCAGGGCAGGTTCGCACTCATAGCGGAGCTCGCAGTGAACCTGTACGTAGTGGTCGTGCTCACCGTCGTCGTCAGTGATGTCGAATTGTCGCGTGAGATCCACAGTGAACATCGGACGCCCGGTGAAGGCGTACGTGCCGTACTGGAAGAGCAGCCCGTCTGAGTCGGGCGTTGGCGCGGTGGCAAAGCGCCGCCGCGCGAACCGCATGAAGGCCAGCCACGCAGCCCGAGTGGTCAACTCGGTCTTCGTCGATCGCTCAACCTCCATCGCGACGCGAAGGAAATCGAGCGCTTCCTCCATCCGTGGTCTGCCATGCGTGCCAGCTCTCCTCGGTTCGTGAATCAGCACCCTAACCCCGTAGCGTCGGACCAATTCCAGCCCTGACCAGCGAGGGCAGCAGCCTCCCGGCTCGGAACGCTGAGTCATTGCTGCACGGAACCTGAACCCGAACCTGGGTAATCAGAAGAGTGCTTCCTCAAGCTTCTCCGCTGTGTTGGGCGTGGCGCCGACCGGCGCGAACTCGGGCTGTGGATCGGAGCTGTGGACAGGCAGACGCGACGTCCGAACAGCGCGGTCCGGCGGGCGTTGTCGGCGACAATGTCCAGGATGATCTGCGCGCGCTCTGCGGATGCGCTGCGGCGAAGGCGCTGGCGCGCTTCGTATCGCCGCGCACGGGCGTGCCGTGGCGGCGGGGCCGGCGACGCGGGTACGAGCGGCGGCGCATTGTTGCGTCTGGCGCCCAGACATAGACTTGCGCGGCCCGGCAACCACGCAGCGAACGGAGCGCACCATGCCCAAGGTCACCGCGATCGCCCTGCTCAAGGCCGCCCCTGGCGCCGAGGACAAGGTCCGTGAGCAGGCTCTGTCCTTGGTCGCGCCGTCGCGGGCCGAGCCGGGCAACATCAGCTACCAGGCGTACGTCCACCCCGAGGACCCCAGTGCGTGGCTGGTGTTCGAGGAGTGGGAGGACCGGGCCGCGTTCGAGGCGCACCTGTCGAGCCCGCATCTGACCGAGGCGCTCGCGGCGGGTCCGGGACTCCTGGTCGGCCCGCCGGCCGAGCACGTGTTCACCGCTGCAGAGTGACCCGCACGCCGGCGGCCACCTGAGCCGCCGTCGTCTTCGTCGAGGTCCGGCACCGGCACTAATGCCCGGTTCCGCACCTGGGACGATGGGCGCATGTCCCAGGAGTCAAACCAG
This is a stretch of genomic DNA from Streptomyces sp. R44. It encodes these proteins:
- a CDS encoding putative quinol monooxygenase; translated protein: MPKVTAIALLKAAPGAEDKVREQALSLVAPSRAEPGNISYQAYVHPEDPSAWLVFEEWEDRAAFEAHLSSPHLTEALAAGPGLLVGPPAEHVFTAAE
- a CDS encoding serine hydrolase domain-containing protein, which gives rise to MKIRMALCGGMAALTLGAGSLAAAPPQDTSGEGAGLRTALKGVHEAGVPGVFAEVRDSGRVWRGASGVADVATGRPVTPDMLQRVGSITKTFTAAAILQQVEQGRIRLDAPIADYLPDLIPGERGRKITVRMLLNHTSGIPDHIRYAFPSLQVPSPKSLDDNRFRQFSRAELIELGLSAPPAAEPGTAPGVYSNTNYHILCELLETVTGERAEDYITRNVILRAGLKHTYFPTGTDIKGPHARMYESLWGLIDPPRDYSVYNMSWVAGTADLVSTMNDLNRFFGELLDGRIVSRASLAEMQRTTPVIALDGSTVAYGLGLERFDIPGCGTFWGNTGTVWGAGTMSVTRSDGTRQMSIAINRMRWSKPAGQGNPQPHPIDGALKAWQEQSMCG